A genome region from Chitinophagales bacterium includes the following:
- the folB gene encoding dihydroneopterin aldolase — MWKLNSQCLSIHNIEIEAPIGVFDFEKKNQNKFLVSVDLWGDYQKSMNSDELQDTLDYQLVFDIAHEVLNRGGNLIEAAAQQIMESIFSLKFPLTKVRVYIQKLEPPLNGKVSDTSFELVAVKG; from the coding sequence ATGTGGAAATTAAATTCGCAATGTCTTTCTATTCACAATATCGAAATAGAAGCTCCAATAGGGGTCTTTGATTTTGAAAAAAAGAATCAGAATAAATTCTTAGTTTCTGTAGACCTATGGGGTGATTATCAAAAGTCTATGAACTCCGATGAACTTCAAGATACCCTGGATTATCAACTGGTTTTCGATATAGCACACGAGGTGTTAAACCGAGGAGGAAATCTCATAGAAGCTGCAGCTCAGCAGATTATGGAGAGCATATTTTCATTAAAATTTCCGTTGACGAAAGTAAGGGTCTATATCCAAAAATTAGAACCTCCATTGAATGGCAAGGTTTCGGATACGAGTTTTGAATTGGTGGCTGTGAAGGGATAG
- a CDS encoding ribosome-associated translation inhibitor RaiA — protein MNRKIQADGFVVDQKLVDFIEAKTDKLTTFFDKIIDIDVKLKTDSHQKIKDKIVHILCHIPNSNLFVEAKAKTFEEATDEAVEDLKRQIKRKKEIAASKTTSGSSQVIQDRDWEDYDD, from the coding sequence ATGAACAGAAAAATTCAAGCAGACGGATTCGTTGTAGATCAGAAATTGGTAGATTTTATTGAAGCCAAGACGGACAAACTGACTACCTTTTTTGATAAAATTATTGATATTGATGTCAAACTCAAGACAGATAGTCATCAAAAAATTAAAGATAAAATCGTACATATTCTCTGCCATATACCGAATAGCAATCTATTTGTAGAGGCCAAGGCCAAGACCTTTGAAGAGGCTACCGATGAGGCTGTAGAAGATCTCAAAAGACAAATTAAGCGCAAAAAAGAAATTGCAGCTAGTAAGACGACTAGTGGTTCATCTCAGGTTATTCAAGATAGAGATTGGGAAGATTATGATGATTAA
- a CDS encoding TonB-dependent receptor, whose product MTYKFFACFLLLAVFYTQNLEGQIDDFKMRYEQEYAQLKPQEIALIPQKIYRFSREHTQHLHTNLADLLSNQTSFYLAKHSIYQSELYYQNRKTSPTIAIHNVDFSSSILENNFQIIQTLPPFSFESIQVNQGYSVSQLQLNSSQIALYFPLQLEKRDSFGLRLKALAGGGNSDYSGFFQLALHRKKLNYALNAYGGQNFRYELGANPQPSLSWRRIANTFNGAGLGSWTFRSDSLVNTQPQVFLGIDNLINLITNNQNEWNFYLHLEGRQQTNLGNTLQKNYRYLLSESNTSFNPMILAFIQKVNYSETSPFFTQMNMALTYQHLHNETNKRYLIQDDLYRQHYEENKISLQVRAHKNFNVKHILFYGSEISTTFIKNEFHRDDAFTSFFDKPITKFTSYLKFEKRQSADISWFIGAKGGFENTSYQHAPFVPITQTMFRPQGELNLSWQRHICESSNYLINLFLRSKVPVLAEFNPIYQDIFLVPNPNLKNETELLFESHLYRKFEDKFEVHLSPYFRYSWNTILLKDNYGNPNEKLTYGLNEYFTQQYINQSHLSEGGAHLELRYNISKKILAYHQISFQQVWTRLDSNLFYPSLPLYGNVGVKYKSANLFLHTWLHFNGGRSFSDSARSQYIQFYADQTRAKKEFSTYFDLNLAIQYLFAKNLSAQLNIENIFDQNSLNFLSTLPLQGRRFRLQLMYRL is encoded by the coding sequence ATGACTTATAAATTTTTTGCCTGCTTCCTGCTGTTGGCAGTTTTCTATACTCAGAATTTAGAAGGGCAAATCGATGATTTCAAAATGAGGTACGAGCAGGAGTATGCGCAACTAAAACCTCAAGAAATTGCCCTCATCCCACAAAAAATTTATCGCTTTTCCAGAGAGCATACCCAGCATTTACATACCAATCTTGCTGACCTTTTAAGCAATCAAACGAGTTTTTATTTAGCTAAACACAGTATTTATCAATCTGAGCTCTACTATCAAAATCGAAAGACCTCGCCTACAATAGCTATTCACAACGTTGATTTTAGCTCTTCTATATTAGAGAATAATTTTCAAATCATACAAACCTTACCTCCATTTTCATTTGAAAGTATTCAGGTCAATCAGGGCTATTCTGTTTCTCAGCTTCAATTGAATTCTAGCCAAATAGCATTATATTTTCCTTTACAGCTTGAGAAAAGAGATAGCTTTGGTTTACGATTAAAAGCTCTTGCTGGCGGAGGCAATTCGGATTACTCCGGATTCTTTCAGCTAGCTCTTCATCGCAAAAAGTTGAATTACGCTCTCAATGCATATGGTGGACAGAATTTTCGTTATGAACTTGGAGCTAATCCACAGCCTTCTTTATCATGGCGACGCATTGCCAACACTTTCAATGGAGCTGGTCTAGGTTCATGGACATTTCGCTCAGATAGCCTAGTGAATACCCAACCACAAGTTTTTCTAGGTATAGATAATTTGATTAATTTAATAACGAACAACCAGAATGAATGGAACTTTTATCTGCATCTGGAAGGTCGACAACAAACAAACTTAGGTAATACACTTCAAAAGAATTATCGCTATTTGTTAAGTGAATCCAATACTTCATTTAATCCCATGATTCTTGCCTTTATTCAAAAAGTAAATTATAGTGAGACTTCCCCATTCTTTACCCAAATGAATATGGCGCTTACCTATCAGCACCTCCATAATGAAACAAATAAACGCTACCTTATTCAAGATGATTTGTATCGTCAGCATTATGAAGAAAATAAAATTTCACTACAAGTTAGAGCACATAAAAATTTTAACGTAAAGCATATTTTATTCTATGGAAGTGAAATTTCCACGACATTTATCAAAAATGAGTTCCATAGAGACGATGCATTTACCAGTTTTTTCGACAAACCCATTACGAAATTTACTTCCTACCTAAAATTTGAAAAGCGACAAAGCGCTGATATCTCTTGGTTCATCGGAGCTAAAGGTGGATTTGAAAATACGAGCTATCAACATGCACCTTTTGTACCTATAACGCAAACCATGTTCAGACCGCAAGGAGAATTGAATCTATCATGGCAACGACATATCTGCGAAAGCTCGAACTATTTGATCAATCTATTCCTGCGCAGTAAAGTGCCAGTCTTAGCTGAATTCAATCCTATATACCAAGATATTTTTTTAGTACCCAATCCCAACCTAAAAAATGAAACGGAATTGTTATTCGAATCTCATTTGTATAGAAAATTTGAAGACAAATTTGAGGTGCACCTAAGTCCTTATTTTAGATACAGCTGGAATACGATTCTGCTTAAAGACAACTATGGCAATCCTAACGAAAAGCTCACCTATGGACTTAATGAATATTTTACTCAGCAATATATCAATCAATCTCATCTCAGTGAAGGCGGTGCGCATTTAGAATTGCGATATAATATTTCTAAAAAAATACTGGCTTATCATCAAATCAGTTTCCAACAGGTCTGGACTCGTTTAGATTCCAACTTATTTTACCCAAGTCTGCCACTATATGGAAATGTGGGAGTTAAATATAAATCAGCAAATCTCTTTCTGCATACTTGGTTGCATTTTAATGGAGGACGCTCTTTTTCAGATTCTGCGCGCTCTCAATATATTCAATTCTATGCTGATCAAACTAGAGCAAAAAAAGAATTCTCAACCTATTTTGACTTGAATTTAGCTATTCAATATTTATTTGCAAAAAACCTTTCCGCTCAATTGAATATTGAAAATATATTCGATCAAAATAGTCTTAATTTTCTATCCACTTTACCTCTCCAAGGTAGGAGGTTTAGATTACAGTTGATGTATAGACTTTAA
- a CDS encoding aminopeptidase, protein MYTKYAQLLTNYCLEVVPGDKVMIKSTYLSEKLLVELSKEISKAGGIPFVDIEIQDFDNAWLKEANLEQLTWVNPMRKYWNEHFDCFLYIRAPYDKKDSIEVPMDKRNAHNEAYKEVRQIYMNRTGDRSMRRSLCQFPTPFSAAEASMSLEDYERFVFDACNLFDENPIETWRNFGKNQQRVVDYLNSKSKIRYLGPNCDLTFTTNGRIWINSDGKTNMPSGEVYTAPVDNSMNGWVKYTLPSLYMGETVNEIELNIKDGYIEKWQSKDNAEFLNKIFEIPGARRFGEAAIGTNYKIQQITRNILFDEKIGGTVHLAIGDAYKQCNGINESSVHWDMITDMKSGEIYADDELCYKNGKFIID, encoded by the coding sequence ATGTATACGAAATACGCTCAGTTATTAACCAATTATTGTTTAGAAGTAGTACCAGGGGATAAGGTAATGATTAAATCGACCTATCTTTCTGAAAAACTTTTAGTAGAGTTATCAAAAGAAATTTCTAAAGCTGGCGGTATCCCTTTTGTAGATATCGAGATTCAGGATTTTGACAATGCTTGGTTAAAGGAAGCTAATTTAGAACAGCTAACCTGGGTAAATCCTATGCGTAAATATTGGAATGAACACTTCGATTGTTTTTTATATATAAGAGCGCCCTATGATAAAAAAGATAGCATAGAAGTGCCTATGGATAAGCGAAATGCACACAATGAGGCATATAAAGAAGTTAGACAAATTTATATGAATCGAACGGGGGATCGCAGTATGCGTCGATCTCTGTGTCAATTTCCAACTCCATTTTCAGCAGCTGAAGCTAGCATGTCTCTAGAAGACTATGAGCGATTCGTGTTTGATGCTTGCAATTTGTTTGATGAAAATCCAATTGAAACCTGGAGAAATTTCGGAAAAAATCAACAGAGGGTCGTGGACTATCTCAATAGTAAATCTAAAATAAGATATCTTGGTCCCAACTGTGATTTGACTTTTACTACAAATGGCAGAATATGGATTAATTCTGATGGGAAAACCAATATGCCATCTGGTGAGGTCTACACAGCTCCTGTAGATAATAGCATGAATGGGTGGGTCAAGTATACACTCCCGTCACTCTATATGGGTGAAACGGTCAATGAAATAGAATTAAACATTAAAGATGGCTATATAGAAAAATGGCAGTCAAAGGATAATGCTGAGTTTTTAAACAAGATTTTTGAGATACCAGGCGCCAGAAGATTTGGAGAAGCTGCTATAGGTACTAATTATAAGATACAGCAGATAACTCGAAATATTTTATTTGACGAAAAAATTGGAGGTACGGTTCATTTGGCGATAGGGGATGCCTATAAGCAGTGCAACGGTATAAATGAAAGTTCGGTTCATTGGGATATGATTACAGATATGAAATCGGGAGAAATCTATGCAGATGATGAGTTGTGTTACAAGAACGGGAAATTCATAATAGACTAG
- a CDS encoding outer membrane beta-barrel protein → MFRFIVTLGFLYISICSYAIDFKVGIMGGANSSFNQLYTFGDIKKADPKLGYNANIFARFKFSGYIIQPEAGYLMNRVGFSISENGSTREANFGLGQFYAAALMGYKLSKLRFSAGPMISFTASQSFDALTSQSTLIQQINDGRVNIGAMIDVGLDVSKRWSIDLRASRTFTQSEFNTLTQNNTFNFSGNTGVISIMIGYTIFKTP, encoded by the coding sequence ATGTTTCGTTTCATTGTTACGCTCGGATTTCTTTATATTTCTATTTGTAGTTACGCTATAGATTTCAAAGTTGGTATTATGGGTGGTGCTAATAGCTCCTTCAATCAATTATATACTTTCGGAGATATAAAGAAAGCAGACCCTAAACTGGGGTATAACGCCAATATTTTCGCACGATTCAAGTTTAGCGGTTATATCATTCAACCAGAAGCAGGTTATCTCATGAATCGAGTTGGATTCAGTATTTCAGAAAATGGAAGCACACGTGAAGCGAATTTCGGACTTGGACAATTCTATGCTGCCGCCCTCATGGGGTACAAATTGAGTAAATTAAGATTCTCTGCTGGACCCATGATATCATTTACAGCTAGTCAGAGTTTCGATGCTTTGACCTCTCAAAGCACGCTTATTCAACAAATCAATGATGGCAGAGTAAATATAGGCGCTATGATCGATGTAGGTCTAGATGTATCGAAAAGATGGAGCATAGATTTAAGAGCATCCAGAACCTTCACACAATCCGAGTTTAACACGTTGACCCAAAACAATACATTTAATTTTTCGGGGAATACTGGAGTTATAAGCATAATGATAGGATACACCATATTCAAAACTCCCTGA
- a CDS encoding DUF3127 domain-containing protein, producing MYIQGKIIQVFDIQSGESQRGSWKKREFILETYAKIPKKVCLVLKGESVDNIQIKTGDSLRVSIDIESREYKEKWYTEVRAWKVEPAVFNQDDATSASDDHPF from the coding sequence ATGTATATTCAAGGAAAGATTATTCAGGTCTTCGATATTCAATCAGGGGAAAGTCAAAGAGGAAGCTGGAAAAAAAGAGAATTTATTTTAGAGACCTACGCTAAAATTCCAAAAAAAGTTTGCCTAGTGCTGAAGGGGGAATCTGTAGATAATATTCAAATCAAAACTGGTGATAGCCTCCGGGTAAGCATAGATATAGAGAGTAGAGAATATAAAGAAAAGTGGTACACCGAAGTGAGAGCATGGAAGGTAGAACCCGCTGTATTCAATCAAGATGATGCTACAAGTGCTTCTGATGACCACCCGTTTTAG
- the dnaB gene encoding replicative DNA helicase, whose product MIERPEIAKKTPLNLLTKRIDEVDLGRKAPQSIEMEKAILAAIMIDKDAIDTVREILTESSFYLPSHQKIYTAALKISSRNEPVDIALLAEQLSKDGVLEMCGGPGYLIELSNTIASSANVEFHSRIVAQKFIQRELIRLGNEVIKGAYDNTKDVFETLDETESKIYQLSENYTSEDPVNTSEVLGDALSDLQLRMDKSLNNELQGVETGFKQLNELSGGWQKGDLIIVAGRPGMGKTAFTLSLARNAAVMANQTAVFFSLEMPTNQLMMRLISSEAEIEQEKIRRGTINQAELAQITSKMDKLNKVNLFFDDTPGLSIMDFRKKVRKIKRDHGLGLIVIDYLQLMTVNMVEGNGKIISNREQQIAFISRSLKSIAKELEVPIIALAQLSRQAENRGSSTKPSKPMLSDLRESGSIEQDADMVIFLFREAYYDKEAKDADGNSLEDVATISVAKNRNGRTDSFNARFIGKYVKYCDWDESGLSSNTMRYANITNKQADDFGDTPSMTVPSKMNQIDREDFFKDDEPNQGMDDFDDLD is encoded by the coding sequence GTGATAGAAAGACCAGAAATAGCGAAAAAAACACCCCTCAATTTACTTACCAAACGCATAGATGAAGTAGATTTAGGGAGGAAAGCTCCACAAAGTATCGAAATGGAGAAGGCTATTTTGGCAGCTATTATGATAGACAAAGACGCTATAGATACCGTCAGAGAAATATTGACGGAGAGCTCGTTTTATCTGCCTTCGCATCAAAAAATTTACACCGCTGCGCTGAAAATTTCTTCGAGAAATGAGCCAGTAGATATTGCCCTCCTCGCAGAGCAGTTATCCAAAGATGGTGTGCTGGAAATGTGCGGAGGACCTGGCTACCTCATAGAATTATCCAATACCATAGCCAGTAGTGCCAATGTGGAGTTTCACTCCCGTATCGTAGCTCAAAAATTTATTCAACGTGAATTGATACGACTGGGAAACGAAGTCATCAAGGGTGCGTATGATAATACCAAAGATGTGTTTGAAACCTTAGATGAGACCGAGTCAAAAATTTACCAATTATCAGAAAACTATACCAGCGAAGATCCGGTCAATACTTCCGAAGTACTAGGCGATGCTTTATCTGACTTACAGTTGAGAATGGACAAAAGTCTCAACAATGAACTACAAGGTGTAGAGACAGGATTTAAGCAACTCAACGAACTCTCTGGTGGTTGGCAAAAAGGGGATTTGATTATCGTAGCAGGTCGTCCGGGTATGGGTAAGACCGCCTTTACTCTTTCTCTGGCTCGCAATGCCGCTGTGATGGCCAATCAGACTGCGGTATTCTTCTCGCTGGAAATGCCTACGAATCAGCTGATGATGCGTTTGATATCTTCAGAGGCGGAGATAGAACAAGAAAAAATTCGACGAGGAACTATCAATCAGGCGGAGTTGGCTCAGATCACTTCGAAAATGGATAAGCTGAATAAAGTGAATCTATTCTTTGATGACACACCGGGATTGAGTATCATGGATTTTAGAAAAAAGGTGAGAAAAATAAAACGAGACCACGGACTAGGCTTGATAGTCATTGACTACTTGCAGCTGATGACAGTCAACATGGTGGAAGGCAATGGAAAAATTATCTCCAATCGTGAACAGCAAATTGCTTTTATTTCTCGCTCCTTAAAATCTATCGCTAAAGAATTAGAAGTGCCGATCATAGCACTAGCTCAGCTCAGTCGTCAGGCAGAGAATAGAGGATCGAGCACCAAGCCCTCGAAGCCCATGCTCTCTGACCTGAGGGAATCCGGATCTATAGAGCAAGATGCCGATATGGTTATCTTCCTTTTCAGAGAGGCCTATTATGACAAAGAAGCCAAAGATGCTGATGGCAATAGCTTAGAAGATGTAGCCACCATAAGTGTAGCGAAAAATAGAAATGGACGAACGGATAGCTTCAATGCACGATTTATAGGAAAATACGTCAAGTATTGTGACTGGGATGAGAGTGGACTATCTAGCAATACGATGCGGTATGCCAATATCACGAACAAACAAGCAGACGACTTCGGCGATACGCCGAGTATGACCGTACCATCTAAGATGAATCAAATCGATAGAGAAGATTTCTTTAAAGATGATGAACCCAATCAAGGTATGGATGATTTTGATGATTTGGATTAA
- a CDS encoding tyrosine-type recombinase/integrase encodes MRKRFLNYIQYEKRLSSNTLLAYEQDLNQFYSFIEANFQHTDLLTVNASMIRSWTISLIEKQDAATTVNRKISCLKSFYKFQLKNGTVALNPTSKIIRPKAPKRLPKDIAEHKLVDVKDKLEINKADESFESHRDYAMFMTFYQCGIRRSELIEMQWDHIDFHKKEISVLGKGKKQRLVPLSKQMIQLLNEYKSAICSRDIIAENGSVFVLDNGKKLYPNFVYRTIKKYLGEVTAQKGIGPHSLRHSFATHLLNEGAELNAIKGLLGHSSLASTQVYTHNSIEKLKHIHKLSHPKS; translated from the coding sequence GTGAGAAAGCGATTTTTGAACTATATACAGTATGAAAAAAGACTGTCATCGAATACACTTCTTGCTTATGAACAAGACTTAAATCAGTTTTATTCCTTTATAGAAGCAAACTTTCAGCATACGGATTTATTGACTGTCAATGCGAGTATGATTCGTTCATGGACGATATCACTTATAGAAAAGCAAGATGCAGCTACCACAGTAAATCGCAAAATATCTTGCCTCAAATCATTTTATAAATTTCAATTGAAAAATGGGACGGTAGCGCTGAATCCTACTTCTAAAATTATTAGACCCAAAGCACCTAAGCGATTGCCAAAGGATATCGCTGAACATAAATTAGTTGATGTCAAAGACAAATTAGAAATCAATAAAGCAGATGAAAGTTTTGAATCTCACAGAGACTATGCCATGTTCATGACCTTTTATCAATGTGGTATCCGACGAAGCGAACTCATAGAAATGCAATGGGACCATATTGATTTTCATAAAAAAGAGATTTCAGTATTAGGCAAAGGCAAAAAGCAACGCTTAGTGCCATTAAGTAAACAGATGATACAACTGTTGAACGAATACAAATCAGCCATTTGTAGTCGAGACATCATAGCTGAAAATGGAAGTGTATTTGTACTAGACAATGGCAAGAAATTATACCCCAATTTTGTATATAGAACTATAAAAAAATACTTGGGAGAAGTAACCGCTCAAAAAGGCATTGGTCCACATAGCCTGCGACATAGCTTCGCTACCCACCTGCTTAATGAAGGAGCAGAACTCAATGCTATCAAAGGATTGCTCGGTCATAGCTCTTTGGCTTCTACCCAAGTGTATACTCATAACAGCATTGAAAAATTAAAACATATACATAAATTATCTCACCCTAAATCATAA
- a CDS encoding nicotinate-nucleotide adenylyltransferase: MMIALFFGSFNPIHIGHLVIADAIALEQEIEKVWFVISPQNPFKVKESLLTESARYYLTQLATEDNPKFFVSNIEFNLPRPNYTIDTLIYLKEKYPDKKFCLVMGGDNLIHLEKWKNYQMILENYRIYIYKRPKSDTSQIPSHKNIHFLDVPLMEVSSTLIRNRLKQKQSIRYLVPEIIRSEIEKGGYYI; this comes from the coding sequence ATTATGATAGCTCTTTTCTTCGGTTCATTCAATCCTATTCATATTGGACACCTTGTTATAGCCGATGCTATAGCTTTAGAACAAGAGATAGAAAAAGTATGGTTTGTCATCAGTCCACAAAATCCATTCAAGGTCAAAGAAAGTCTATTAACTGAGAGTGCTAGGTATTACCTCACCCAATTAGCGACAGAGGATAATCCTAAGTTTTTTGTTTCCAATATAGAATTTAACCTACCGAGACCAAACTATACGATAGACACCTTGATATATTTGAAAGAAAAATATCCTGATAAAAAGTTTTGCCTTGTGATGGGTGGCGATAATCTCATTCATTTAGAGAAGTGGAAAAACTATCAAATGATTCTAGAAAACTATCGTATCTACATTTATAAGCGCCCTAAGAGTGATACTAGTCAAATCCCTAGTCATAAAAATATACATTTTCTAGATGTGCCATTAATGGAAGTTTCCTCTACTTTGATTCGAAACAGATTGAAACAGAAACAATCCATAAGATACCTAGTTCCAGAAATTATAAGATCTGAAATTGAAAAGGGAGGTTATTATATTTAA
- a CDS encoding GtrA family protein: protein MFGFELEFIYRLLKFGLVGFFCFFIDFGLTYLFKEKLRWNKFSANTIGFLMSAVINFTLNRMWTFQSHALDVEIQFMKFITIASFALILNSIIIYLLNVKIRLNFYLSKLVAVFIVMFYNYSMNALFTFTDEMAK, encoded by the coding sequence ATGTTCGGCTTCGAGTTAGAATTTATTTATCGCTTATTAAAATTTGGCCTTGTTGGCTTTTTTTGCTTTTTTATTGATTTTGGACTTACTTACCTGTTTAAGGAAAAACTAAGGTGGAATAAATTTTCTGCCAACACTATCGGTTTTCTCATGAGTGCTGTTATCAATTTTACATTAAATAGAATGTGGACGTTTCAATCCCATGCGCTAGATGTTGAAATTCAATTTATGAAATTTATTACCATTGCTAGTTTTGCCTTAATTTTAAATAGTATTATTATTTACTTGTTAAATGTCAAGATTCGTCTTAATTTCTATTTGAGTAAATTGGTTGCAGTTTTTATAGTTATGTTTTACAATTATTCTATGAATGCCTTATTTACTTTTACAGATGAAATGGCAAAGTAG
- a CDS encoding nitronate monooxygenase, with product MKNLAELLNIDYPIIVAPMFLVSNEDMVVAACEGGATAAFPALNYRSLDDLRNVIRRIKSRTEKPFGINLIVNKSNVKFKGQLEVILEEKVAFIITSLGNPKETIEACKPLGIKVFCDVIDANYAKKVEAMGADAVIAVNNQAGGHCGNLSEKTLIENIQAVCKVPIISAGGIGTKAQIEEVMKHGAIGVSVGTIFLACEEAKISPDYKQALIDYHAKDIVLTTKMSGSHLTVINTPYVQSLGTKASFLERLLHKNKWLKKYIKMILALKGMRAIEKSTFKSTYETVWCAGPSIEYVKSIRPLKEILKDLI from the coding sequence TTGAAAAACTTAGCCGAGCTTTTAAATATTGACTACCCCATTATAGTAGCTCCCATGTTCCTGGTATCCAATGAAGACATGGTGGTAGCTGCCTGTGAAGGTGGAGCCACTGCTGCTTTTCCTGCTTTGAATTATCGGAGTCTAGATGATCTGCGAAATGTCATTCGAAGAATTAAATCCCGAACTGAGAAACCATTCGGAATTAATCTAATCGTGAATAAATCCAATGTGAAATTCAAAGGTCAACTCGAAGTTATTTTAGAAGAGAAAGTCGCCTTTATTATTACATCACTTGGAAATCCGAAGGAAACTATCGAAGCCTGCAAACCACTGGGGATAAAAGTTTTCTGTGATGTCATTGATGCTAATTATGCAAAGAAGGTAGAAGCTATGGGTGCCGATGCGGTGATAGCGGTTAACAACCAAGCGGGAGGTCATTGTGGGAATCTATCTGAGAAAACCTTGATTGAAAATATTCAAGCTGTTTGCAAAGTTCCTATCATTTCGGCAGGAGGCATTGGTACTAAGGCGCAGATTGAAGAGGTTATGAAACATGGAGCTATTGGTGTATCTGTAGGGACTATTTTTCTAGCATGTGAAGAAGCCAAAATATCTCCCGACTATAAACAAGCTCTGATTGATTATCACGCCAAAGATATCGTTTTGACCACAAAAATGTCGGGTTCACATTTAACTGTAATCAATACCCCTTACGTGCAGTCACTAGGAACAAAAGCTAGTTTTTTAGAACGATTACTTCATAAAAATAAGTGGTTAAAGAAATACATTAAAATGATTCTTGCCTTGAAAGGTATGCGAGCCATAGAAAAGTCGACCTTTAAATCCACCTATGAAACAGTCTGGTGCGCCGGCCCTTCTATCGAGTATGTAAAATCTATACGACCCCTAAAGGAGATATTAAAAGATTTAATTTAG